A genome region from Proteobacteria bacterium CG1_02_64_396 includes the following:
- a CDS encoding phosphopyruvate hydratase yields the protein MSEIIDIHARQIVDSRGNPTVEVDVHLASGAVGRAAVPSGASTGTREAVELRDGDASRWLGKGVEQAVNNVNTVIADTLLGFDALDQELIDRTMIELDGTANKGRLGANAILGVSLAVARAAAAHVGLPLYRYIGGSSAKTLPVPMMNVINGGAHADNSLDIQEFMFMPVGASSFGEALRMGAEIFHNLKKVLAAQGLNTAVGDEGGFAPSLKSNEEAIGLIIQAIEKAGYKAGEDVAIALDVASSEFFKDGKYHLEGEGRSLTSAEFCDYLATLCDKYPIVSIEDGMDESDWAGWKLLTDRLGGKVQLVGDDLFVTNTEILAKGIKEGVGNSILIKVNQIGTLTETLEAIEMAKRAGYTAISSHRSGETEDTTIADLAVATNCGQIKTGSMSRSDRMAKYNQLLRIEEELGEVAKYPGRETFYNLR from the coding sequence ATGTCCGAGATCATCGATATCCACGCCCGCCAGATCGTCGACTCCCGGGGCAATCCTACGGTTGAGGTCGACGTTCACCTCGCCTCGGGCGCCGTGGGGCGCGCCGCCGTTCCCTCGGGGGCCTCGACCGGTACCCGTGAGGCGGTGGAGCTGCGCGACGGCGATGCAAGCCGCTGGCTGGGCAAGGGGGTCGAGCAGGCGGTCAACAACGTCAACACCGTCATCGCCGACACCCTGCTGGGCTTCGATGCGCTGGATCAAGAACTGATCGACCGCACCATGATCGAGCTCGACGGCACCGCCAACAAAGGGCGCCTGGGCGCCAACGCCATCCTCGGGGTGTCGCTGGCGGTCGCCCGCGCCGCCGCCGCGCACGTCGGCCTGCCCCTCTACCGCTACATCGGCGGCAGCAGCGCCAAGACCCTGCCGGTGCCGATGATGAACGTCATTAACGGCGGCGCCCACGCCGACAACTCCCTCGATATTCAGGAGTTCATGTTCATGCCGGTTGGGGCCAGTAGCTTCGGCGAGGCGCTGCGTATGGGGGCGGAGATCTTCCACAACCTGAAAAAGGTGCTGGCCGCCCAAGGGCTGAACACCGCCGTGGGCGACGAAGGGGGGTTTGCCCCTTCGCTCAAGAGCAACGAAGAGGCGATTGGCTTGATTATCCAGGCCATTGAGAAGGCCGGGTACAAGGCCGGAGAGGATGTCGCCATCGCTCTGGACGTTGCCTCCAGCGAGTTCTTCAAGGATGGGAAATACCACCTCGAAGGTGAAGGACGCAGTCTGACCAGCGCCGAGTTCTGCGACTACCTGGCCACCCTGTGCGACAAGTACCCCATCGTCTCCATTGAAGACGGCATGGACGAAAGCGATTGGGCGGGCTGGAAGCTCTTGACCGACCGTTTGGGGGGCAAGGTGCAGTTGGTGGGGGACGATTTGTTCGTCACCAACACCGAGATCCTGGCCAAGGGGATCAAGGAGGGGGTCGGCAATTCGATCCTGATCAAGGTCAACCAGATCGGCACTCTGACCGAAACTCTGGAGGCCATCGAGATGGCCAAGCGGGCCGGTTACACCGCGATCTCCTCCCACCGCTCCGGCGAAACCGAGGACACCACCATCGCCGATCTGGCGGTGGCGACCAATTGCGGTCAGATCAAGACCGGCTCGATGAGCCGCTCCGACCGGATGGCCAAATACAACCAGCTGCTGCGCATCGAAGAGGAGCTGGGCGAGGTGGCCAAGTACCCCGGTCGGGAGACCTTCTACAACCTGCGTTAA